Proteins encoded together in one Lysinibacter cavernae window:
- a CDS encoding ParA family protein, with amino-acid sequence MHVLSISSLKGGVGKTTVTLGLASAAFSRGLRTLVVDLDPQSDVSTGMDIDITGHGNIADVLENPREKTVRDAIAPSGWTKNHEGTVDVLIGSPAAINFDGPHPSVRDIWKLEEALANIESEYDLVLVDCAPSLNALTRTAWAASDRVLVVTEPGLFSVSAADRALRAIEEIRRGLSPRLQPLGIVVNRARPQSMEHQFRIREMREMFGPLVLNPQLPERTSLQQAQGAAKPVHIWPGENAQEMAGYFDQILDRVMRSADMADDGSVRTSHSGAPRSAAPASPAPTVVAQPASQAGSDDLDEDAAGGSSTDIHVEENQDS; translated from the coding sequence GTGCATGTTCTGAGTATTAGTTCCCTTAAAGGCGGAGTCGGCAAGACGACCGTGACGCTTGGCCTAGCCTCGGCGGCCTTCTCACGCGGATTGCGTACGCTCGTCGTAGATCTCGACCCACAGTCCGATGTCTCAACAGGCATGGACATCGACATCACCGGCCACGGAAACATCGCCGATGTGCTCGAGAACCCTCGAGAGAAGACGGTTCGCGATGCGATCGCGCCCAGCGGGTGGACCAAAAACCACGAGGGCACCGTAGACGTGCTCATCGGCAGCCCTGCCGCAATCAACTTCGACGGCCCGCACCCCAGCGTGCGCGATATCTGGAAGCTCGAAGAAGCCCTCGCCAACATCGAGTCCGAATACGATCTGGTACTCGTTGACTGTGCGCCATCGCTTAACGCCCTCACTCGCACAGCGTGGGCAGCTAGCGACCGCGTGCTCGTGGTAACCGAGCCAGGCCTCTTCTCCGTTTCAGCGGCCGACCGGGCCCTTCGCGCTATCGAGGAAATCCGCCGCGGACTCAGCCCTCGTCTGCAGCCCCTCGGCATCGTCGTGAACCGCGCCCGACCTCAGTCGATGGAGCATCAGTTCCGCATCCGCGAGATGCGTGAGATGTTTGGTCCCCTCGTGCTCAACCCGCAGCTCCCAGAGCGCACCTCATTGCAGCAAGCTCAGGGTGCGGCAAAGCCCGTACACATCTGGCCTGGCGAGAACGCTCAGGAGATGGCCGGCTACTTCGACCAGATCCTCGATCGGGTTATGCGCTCGGCTGACATGGCCGACGATGGCTCCGTTCGCACGTCGCACTCAGGAGCCCCGCGCTCAGCGGCTCCCGCTAGCCCCGCCCCAACCGTCGTCGCTCAGCCTGCTTCACAGGCGGGATCAGACGATCTTGACGAGGACGCCGCAGGCGGCTCATCCACCGACATCCATGTCGAGGAGAACCAGGATTCCTAA
- a CDS encoding MerR family transcriptional regulator, with the protein MSEQTPGGAPRYDNGLLFTDGLPDPEEGGGYRGAVAARAAGITYRQLDYWARTELVQPTVQSASGSGTQRLYGFRDILVLKLVKRLLDTGISLQQIRTAVEQLHEAGVHDLAQTTLMSDGASVYLCTSNDEVIDLVSRGQGVFGIAVGKVLREVEISLVDLNEHREDPMDELSVRRASRKKIS; encoded by the coding sequence ATGAGCGAACAAACCCCTGGAGGGGCGCCTCGTTACGATAACGGTCTTCTCTTTACCGATGGTCTTCCCGATCCCGAAGAGGGCGGCGGATACCGCGGCGCTGTTGCGGCCCGCGCGGCAGGCATCACCTACCGTCAGCTTGACTACTGGGCCCGCACTGAGCTTGTTCAGCCAACCGTGCAGAGCGCCTCAGGCTCTGGCACGCAGCGCCTGTACGGCTTCCGTGACATCCTCGTCCTCAAGCTGGTCAAGCGCCTGCTCGATACCGGGATTTCGCTTCAGCAGATTCGTACGGCTGTTGAACAGCTTCACGAAGCAGGCGTCCACGATCTTGCACAGACCACACTCATGAGCGATGGCGCCAGCGTGTACCTCTGCACCTCAAACGATGAGGTTATTGACCTCGTGAGCCGCGGTCAGGGCGTATTTGGCATTGCGGTAGGAAAAGTCCTGCGCGAGGTTGAGATCAGTCTTGTTGACCTCAACGAGCACCGTGAAGACCCTATGGATGAGCTTTCCGTTCGCCGGGCGTCGCGCAAGAAGATTTCCTAA
- a CDS encoding DUF885 domain-containing protein has translation MTEIADAADGIHRSSPIDEVAERWLDTMVEHDPSLRVHLGLPGALDEYPDYSPAGTAAFTAAAARASHELDSAIERARIAGTSDPVDTITALELRRVFADINDSAAANLALRDVNNIASPVQNIRDVFDLMPSETAEHWQAISQRLNRVPDAVNGYRETLSSGINQGVVPARRQALYAGEQAADWGSQHGFFADLAARAGEYVPRSLQADLEAGAQRAASSYQALATFLTDSLAPHASETDAVGREHYEIASRSFLGATIDLEETYEWGRQQLDSIIREQQATAQQILHGASIADAIEHLDNDPSRQLHGTDALRDWMQRTSDRAVSELGAEHFHIDEGIRRLECVIAPTQTGGIYYTPPSADLSRPGQMWWSVPPNETEFTTWRELTTVYHEGVPGHHLQLAQTVTGPQLNRWRRLANWTSGHGEGWALYAERLMDSLGYLSDPGDRLGMLDGQRMRAARVVLDIGLHLQLKRPDGNGTWDYDYALNFMRDNAAQSEGSLRFEVNRYCGWPGQAPSYSVGQRIWEELRDTYLASGTGTIRDFHSTALGIGGVGLETLRYAINRSVTKQE, from the coding sequence ATGACTGAGATCGCAGACGCAGCCGACGGCATCCATCGCAGCAGCCCCATAGACGAGGTTGCCGAACGTTGGCTCGACACCATGGTCGAGCACGATCCCTCCCTTCGGGTGCACCTTGGGCTGCCTGGCGCTCTTGACGAGTATCCCGACTACTCCCCCGCCGGAACGGCCGCGTTCACGGCGGCGGCGGCTCGCGCCTCGCACGAGCTCGACTCCGCAATCGAACGTGCTCGCATCGCAGGTACTTCCGACCCCGTTGACACGATCACGGCCCTCGAGCTTCGTCGGGTCTTTGCCGATATCAACGACAGCGCGGCTGCAAACCTCGCGCTTCGAGACGTCAACAATATCGCCTCGCCCGTGCAGAACATCCGCGACGTTTTCGATCTCATGCCCTCAGAAACGGCAGAGCATTGGCAGGCCATTTCGCAGCGCCTCAATCGGGTCCCCGATGCCGTCAACGGTTACCGTGAAACGCTCAGCAGCGGAATCAACCAAGGAGTCGTTCCCGCGCGACGCCAAGCGTTGTACGCCGGCGAGCAGGCAGCCGACTGGGGCTCTCAACATGGGTTCTTTGCCGACCTCGCGGCACGGGCAGGCGAGTACGTCCCTCGCAGTCTTCAGGCAGATCTCGAGGCCGGCGCACAGCGGGCGGCAAGCTCATATCAGGCCCTTGCTACGTTTCTGACCGACTCGCTCGCGCCTCACGCTTCTGAGACAGATGCTGTCGGCCGAGAACACTACGAAATCGCATCGCGAAGCTTTCTTGGCGCGACCATCGACCTCGAAGAAACGTACGAGTGGGGCAGGCAACAGCTCGACTCCATCATCCGCGAGCAGCAAGCCACCGCGCAGCAGATACTCCACGGGGCATCCATCGCCGATGCTATTGAGCATCTTGATAACGACCCGTCGCGTCAACTGCACGGCACCGATGCCCTCCGCGACTGGATGCAGCGCACCTCAGACCGCGCGGTATCAGAGCTGGGCGCTGAGCACTTTCACATTGACGAGGGCATCCGCCGCCTTGAGTGCGTGATTGCGCCAACCCAAACGGGCGGCATCTACTACACCCCGCCGAGCGCTGATCTGAGCAGGCCAGGCCAGATGTGGTGGTCAGTTCCGCCAAACGAAACCGAGTTCACCACCTGGCGCGAGCTCACGACCGTGTATCACGAAGGCGTCCCTGGGCATCATCTGCAACTCGCCCAGACAGTAACGGGCCCACAACTCAACCGGTGGCGGCGACTCGCCAACTGGACCAGCGGGCACGGCGAAGGATGGGCCCTCTATGCCGAGCGACTCATGGATTCCCTCGGTTATCTCAGCGACCCTGGCGACCGTCTTGGAATGCTTGATGGCCAGCGGATGCGCGCGGCACGGGTTGTGCTCGACATCGGCCTGCACTTGCAGCTCAAGCGGCCCGACGGAAACGGCACGTGGGACTACGACTACGCGCTCAATTTCATGCGGGACAACGCGGCGCAGAGTGAGGGCTCCCTGAGGTTCGAGGTCAACCGCTACTGCGGTTGGCCCGGGCAGGCCCCGTCGTATTCGGTTGGCCAGCGCATCTGGGAAGAGCTCCGAGACACGTATCTCGCCAGCGGGACCGGCACCATCCGTGATTTCCACAGCACGGCACTCGGCATTGGTGGTGTTGGGCTTGAGACACTTCGTTACGCCATCAACCGCAGCGTGACCAAGCAGGAGTAG
- a CDS encoding helix-turn-helix domain-containing protein gives MITTIDDVLDAVGPRIRAMRTSRHLTLAELADTTGISVSTLSRLESGQRRANLELLLPLAREFGVPLDDLVDAPATGDPRIHIKPISRHGMTVLPLSKGATGLQAFKHVIPAGTLPTTPHTQVHDGYEWMYVLRGNLRLVLGEHDLVLPAGEAAEFDTRTPHWFGPADHDGVEFLSLFGPQGERMHLRASPQSPAK, from the coding sequence ATGATCACGACCATTGATGACGTTCTCGACGCTGTTGGGCCTCGCATCCGAGCAATGCGAACGTCGCGACACCTCACCCTTGCCGAGCTTGCCGACACCACCGGAATCTCAGTGAGCACGCTTTCTCGCCTCGAGTCCGGCCAGCGCCGCGCAAACCTCGAGCTCCTCCTCCCGCTCGCACGGGAATTCGGGGTACCGCTTGACGACCTCGTCGACGCCCCTGCAACGGGAGACCCGCGCATCCACATCAAACCCATCTCCCGCCACGGCATGACCGTGCTCCCCCTCAGCAAGGGGGCAACCGGACTCCAAGCGTTCAAACACGTCATCCCGGCTGGAACCCTGCCAACCACACCCCATACCCAAGTTCATGACGGCTACGAATGGATGTATGTGCTTCGCGGAAACCTTCGCCTCGTCCTCGGCGAACACGACCTTGTCCTCCCTGCGGGCGAAGCCGCTGAGTTCGACACGCGCACACCGCACTGGTTTGGGCCAGCAGATCATGATGGCGTTGAATTCCTGAGCCTCTTTGGTCCGCAGGGAGAACGGATGCACCTGAGAGCCAGCCCTCAATCACCTGCGAAGTAG
- a CDS encoding FHA domain-containing protein — translation MTDNTPASDNTDSTAKFGEELSALVGALNSELGAEEKEAVAALPSGSALLVVRRGPDTGARFLLDSDSTVAGRHPEVDIFLDDVTVSRKHAAFTRDGKSFSVSDLNSLNGTFCDGVRIEGSVPLVDGAEVQVGKFKLTFYASRRDLVREEGR, via the coding sequence GTGACCGACAACACACCCGCAAGCGACAACACCGATTCAACAGCCAAATTTGGTGAAGAACTCAGTGCACTTGTTGGCGCCCTCAACTCGGAACTCGGCGCAGAGGAGAAAGAGGCTGTTGCGGCCCTGCCCTCCGGCTCTGCCCTGCTTGTCGTTCGCCGTGGCCCAGATACGGGAGCCCGCTTCCTGCTTGACAGCGATTCGACGGTTGCCGGACGTCACCCGGAGGTCGACATCTTTCTCGATGATGTGACGGTCTCCCGCAAACACGCCGCGTTCACACGAGACGGCAAATCGTTCAGTGTCTCCGACCTCAACTCGCTCAACGGCACCTTCTGCGACGGCGTTCGCATCGAGGGATCCGTCCCACTCGTTGATGGCGCAGAGGTGCAGGTTGGCAAGTTCAAGCTCACCTTCTACGCTTCGCGTCGTGACCTCGTTCGAGAAGAAGGACGATAG
- a CDS encoding NAD(P)/FAD-dependent oxidoreductase, translating to MMTTSDPTAASNAATHAASADVIVVGGGPAGLSAAIALGRSRRSVIVVDAGQPRNARAHGAHNFLTRDGESPLRILELGRDEAARYGVTIVNGAVSGVAGSVGSFTVATEAGDTYVGRRIIIASGIVDSLPDIAGLAERWGIDAIHCPYCHGWEVRDKTIAVIATSPLSMHQATLFRQWTEHLILLENEQFVPMGEDALALEARGTRRVAGKVASLRVEQDALTGVVMEDGSVVPVDAVVVASQSVADSAAIRDLGIPLAINPMGTFIETELGGRTSIPGVWAAGNVTDLGAQVVTSAGAGLMAGAHVNMDLIQEETREAIARIAQ from the coding sequence ATGATGACTACATCCGACCCAACCGCCGCATCCAACGCCGCGACCCATGCGGCATCCGCTGACGTAATTGTTGTTGGCGGAGGGCCAGCAGGGCTCAGCGCTGCCATCGCACTTGGCCGCTCCCGTCGCAGCGTGATTGTTGTTGATGCGGGCCAGCCGCGCAATGCGAGGGCGCACGGGGCACACAACTTCTTGACACGCGACGGGGAGTCGCCCCTACGTATCCTCGAATTGGGGAGAGACGAGGCGGCGCGCTACGGCGTTACCATCGTAAACGGGGCCGTTTCCGGAGTCGCGGGGTCGGTCGGCTCGTTCACGGTTGCGACCGAAGCTGGGGATACCTACGTTGGGCGCCGAATCATCATCGCTTCTGGCATCGTCGATTCGCTGCCGGATATTGCTGGACTCGCCGAGCGCTGGGGGATTGACGCAATCCACTGCCCCTACTGCCACGGCTGGGAAGTTCGGGACAAAACGATTGCTGTGATTGCGACGAGTCCGTTATCGATGCACCAGGCGACGCTGTTCCGTCAGTGGACTGAGCATCTCATCCTGCTTGAAAACGAGCAGTTCGTGCCAATGGGAGAGGACGCGTTGGCGCTCGAGGCGCGTGGGACGCGCCGGGTCGCTGGCAAGGTCGCGTCGCTGCGAGTTGAGCAAGACGCCCTCACTGGCGTTGTCATGGAAGACGGTTCCGTTGTGCCCGTTGACGCCGTTGTGGTTGCCTCGCAGTCGGTCGCTGATTCGGCAGCAATTCGCGACCTTGGCATTCCTCTCGCCATCAACCCAATGGGAACCTTCATCGAGACGGAGCTTGGCGGACGCACGAGCATCCCCGGTGTTTGGGCGGCTGGAAATGTCACGGATCTTGGGGCGCAGGTTGTGACCTCCGCAGGCGCTGGCCTCATGGCGGGTGCCCACGTAAACATGGATCTCATTCAGGAGGAAACCCGAGAAGCAATAGCCCGTATCGCCCAATAA
- a CDS encoding MerR family transcriptional regulator — MVSASARHDADDQGRLLGIGQVLTKLSPEFPDLTPSKLRFLEEQGLVLPSRTKSGYRKFSSTDVDRLRLILTMQRDHYLPLKVICAYLTDLDAGKEPVFPGGTGAPPASILPVRRVLTREVIVREAGASTHLLNDAVSSGLLPALESFKDDHLAVLKALVSLQQLGIEPRHLRSIRAAAEREVDLIESALVPVKRGGDGVSRARATEMATEIVGHLEVVRGNIMRTALNR; from the coding sequence GTGGTTTCGGCGTCAGCGCGCCACGACGCGGATGATCAGGGTCGGCTGCTTGGCATCGGCCAGGTGCTCACGAAGCTGAGCCCGGAGTTTCCAGACCTCACGCCTTCAAAGCTTCGCTTCCTTGAGGAGCAGGGCCTTGTGCTGCCGTCGCGCACCAAATCTGGCTATCGCAAGTTCTCGTCGACCGATGTTGATCGCCTTCGACTGATTCTGACGATGCAGCGTGATCACTATTTGCCGCTCAAGGTTATTTGTGCCTACCTGACCGATCTTGATGCAGGCAAGGAACCCGTGTTTCCTGGTGGAACAGGGGCGCCTCCCGCATCCATCCTCCCAGTTCGCCGTGTCCTGACGCGCGAGGTCATCGTGCGCGAGGCCGGGGCGTCGACGCATCTCTTGAATGACGCCGTGAGTTCTGGCTTGCTGCCTGCCCTCGAATCGTTTAAAGACGACCACCTTGCCGTCTTGAAAGCACTTGTTTCGTTGCAGCAGCTTGGCATTGAGCCTCGACACCTTCGGTCGATTCGTGCTGCTGCCGAGCGAGAGGTTGACCTCATCGAGTCAGCCCTTGTTCCGGTAAAACGCGGTGGAGATGGTGTGAGCCGCGCCCGGGCGACCGAAATGGCCACAGAAATAGTGGGGCACCTTGAGGTGGTTCGGGGTAACATTATGCGAACGGCACTGAACCGATAA
- a CDS encoding cold-shock protein — protein sequence MSTGTVKWFSAEKGYGFITPDDGTEEVFAHYKAITMDGFRSLDENQKVEYEAGVGPRGLQAQSVRPL from the coding sequence ATGTCAACCGGAACAGTCAAATGGTTTAGCGCAGAAAAAGGCTACGGCTTCATTACCCCCGATGACGGAACAGAAGAGGTCTTTGCTCACTACAAGGCCATTACGATGGACGGCTTCCGTTCACTCGACGAAAACCAAAAAGTTGAGTACGAGGCTGGTGTCGGCCCCCGCGGGCTGCAGGCGCAGAGCGTTCGCCCGCTCTAA